From ANME-2 cluster archaeon, one genomic window encodes:
- a CDS encoding 2-isopropylmalate synthase, with the protein MILFVNRDIRFLDTTLRDGEQTPGVSLSTEDKVLISHKLDSLGVDIIEAGSAITSVGERDAIRAVAREGLNAEICSYCRVRREDIDFALECEVDSIHLVVPVSDLHIRTKLKKDRETVTRMAVDTTQYAKDHGLIVELSGEDASRADMGFLKSLYNAGIDAGADRITYCDTVGLLVPEKAFEIFKELSTLGRPISVHCHNDFGLATANTLAALRGGASQAHVTINGIGERAGNTSLEEVVMGLETIYGYKTRINLKELYTTSRLVSRSTGIMVAPNKAIVGGNAFTHEAGIHVHGLLADTSTYEPIKPEDIGRERKIVLGKHAGRSSVELALKELGLDVSTEQLDEIVTRMKELGDKGKHVTDADLEAIAETVLNISHEAKVKLEEFTVVSGNRVTPTASIKLRVNGIEVVEAGVGDGPVDAAIAALRKGIAGVADIRLDEYHVDSITGGTDALVEVRVKLSREGKVITARGARTDIILASVEAVLEGINRLIK; encoded by the coding sequence ATCATTTTATTTGTCAATAGAGATATCCGATTTTTAGACACTACCCTGCGGGATGGCGAACAAACTCCTGGCGTATCCCTTTCAACTGAGGATAAGGTTTTAATCTCCCATAAACTTGATAGCCTGGGTGTTGACATTATCGAAGCGGGTTCTGCTATAACTTCGGTAGGTGAAAGGGATGCTATTCGTGCCGTGGCAAGGGAAGGACTGAATGCAGAGATCTGCAGCTACTGCCGGGTACGCAGGGAGGATATTGATTTTGCGCTTGAGTGCGAGGTCGATTCCATCCATCTCGTGGTCCCGGTATCTGACCTGCATATCCGCACCAAACTCAAAAAGGACCGGGAAACAGTAACCCGGATGGCCGTAGATACCACGCAGTATGCAAAGGACCATGGTCTTATTGTGGAACTCAGCGGCGAGGATGCGTCCCGTGCAGATATGGGATTTTTGAAATCACTATACAATGCAGGGATTGATGCAGGTGCGGACAGGATAACCTATTGCGATACGGTAGGTCTGCTGGTACCTGAGAAAGCTTTTGAAATATTCAAAGAGTTATCAACCCTGGGCCGGCCAATCTCAGTTCACTGTCACAATGATTTCGGGTTGGCAACAGCGAACACGCTTGCAGCATTGCGGGGTGGAGCCTCACAGGCCCATGTTACCATAAACGGTATTGGTGAAAGGGCAGGGAATACATCACTTGAAGAAGTGGTCATGGGACTTGAGACTATATACGGCTATAAAACCCGCATAAATCTGAAAGAACTTTACACCACTTCCCGGCTTGTGAGCAGGTCAACCGGTATCATGGTTGCTCCAAACAAGGCCATTGTGGGCGGTAATGCTTTTACACATGAGGCCGGTATCCATGTTCATGGCCTGCTGGCAGACACGTCAACATACGAACCAATAAAACCGGAAGATATAGGCCGGGAACGCAAGATCGTACTGGGCAAACATGCAGGTAGAAGTTCTGTGGAACTGGCATTGAAAGAACTGGGACTGGACGTCAGTACTGAACAATTGGATGAGATAGTAACACGGATGAAAGAGCTCGGAGATAAAGGTAAACATGTTACCGATGCTGACCTGGAAGCCATAGCAGAAACTGTGCTCAACATCAGTCATGAGGCAAAGGTAAAACTGGAAGAATTTACTGTGGTCTCAGGCAATAGAGTGACTCCAACAGCTTCAATAAAGCTGAGGGTTAACGGGATAGAAGTGGTTGAGGCTGGTGTGGGGGATGGTCCTGTAGATGCGGCCATTGCAGCCTTGCGAAAAGGTATAGCAGGAGTTGCAGATATCAGGCTGGATGAATACCACGTTGATTCGATCACCGGAGGTACTGATGCCCTGGTCGAGGTCAGAGTGAAACTCAGCCGTGAGGGTAAAGTTATTACTGCACGGGGTGCCAGGACAGATATTATTCTGGCTTCGGTTGAAGCTGTACTGGAAGGTATAAACAGGCTGATAAAATAA